CACATCATTTGCTCAGAGGTGCATGACCCTCTGCACGTGACTGTATCCTGCCTGTGCTGTCGGCAGATATGAATTTCAGTGTCCTTTTTTACCTGCAAAACTGCTGAACGTGCACACGGAAAATATTGCATGTAAACGATGCGCTGTGTTCAGGGTTTGATTTGCAATAATGCAGCATATTCATCGATCGATCCCACTGGGATGACTGTGTGTGCTCTGTGCTGATTGGCTGCAATGACACTTCACTATACCTCTGTTGTGCGGTATGTTGACTCCTCGTAACCGCGGCCCGGCCTGTTTTGAGCGTGCCCATGTGGTAGCTGTCCAAACAAACCCAAACAGGTGGTGGACCCTGTGTCCAGCGCGCTTGTCCAATGCTCTGAAACACGGCCAAAAACATTCGGCACATTGTCTAACCCCCTACAGCCAAATCCCAATATCAGCAGAGAGCAATGTAAGGGAAATTGTCCATGAGGCGAAAACCACTAAGCCCTCTATTATAGTGGCATTGTAGAGGCAGCCTTGCTATAGCCCACCACAGCCTATAGGCCATATATATCAGAGTGTCCAAATTTTCCCTCTggttgctttctctctctccttttctctttccctctctctctctctctgtcgagAGGATAGTCTGGACTGCGTTCAGGATGTCTCAGTATTCAGGGAAGGTGAGTAGTGCACTCAGATTGAGGAACATTCACAAAGTTGCAGAACGATCCACATTGACCTAGCATTAATAGTGTAAGAGCAATGTCTGAGTCTGTCTGAGCCGTGCACGTTTTAAAATCCGGCCTCTAATGACAGCTCTAGGATCAGTTTCCCCCTgtgattattcatttaaattgtcGTGTGCATACGTTTGCACAATCCTAGTAAAATGATTCGCTGTGTAAATCAAGAGGCCAGAGTTAAGCATCTTGGAAGACAAGTAGAACCTAAACTTTAAAATATGCCATTACTTTTGTACAGGTCAcatttatgttttctttttttctcaataaaatcaattaaaaaaatagtcaatggtgctttaaaaatgtgaattacaATATTGGCCTTACCCTCTGCACACAGCTGTACTAAATGCAAGCCATCCATACAATGTAAATCTCAGCAGTGCACATTATTAATTTCTAGCTACAAGGACAGTTTGGAGGTCAGTGTtttgtaaatgcattaaaagGCATCAGTCACGATGTGTAATTCCTACTCTAACCTCTGTCTGAATATGGATAACATGGTTATGAGTGATGCATGTTTGCAGATATTTATGAATGCATATAATGCATCTTTAAACTCTATTGTCCTTTTAGACaaactttcatttattcatttgtcttttttaacCACTTCGTCCACGTCCATTCATACATTAACAGCTGTAACGTGGCTCAGACACCTTGGACACGCTGAGAATAACTGACATTTTACTTAAGCATATGTTGTTTTGTCATTATCTCCCTGTACTTTTTCATTTGGTGCTTAATCACATTTAAAGCAGGTGcttttttttactaaaaatataaatttagcACTTCTACTTTTATTTGAATAACAGCTTGATTGTGTAGACTTTGGCCACTGCGGGGGGCGGGGGGTGTCCTCCAACTACATTAGTTACAGGACTGGTTCTTTTATCCCTATGATATCCCGCCCAGGCCTTTCTGCTGACATCAGCCCGATTATAATGCCTGGTATTTAATCAGGGCCTTCTATTATTGATAGCGAGAGTGAGTGTCTGTAACATGAAATTGCCCCACAAGCTGACTGCAGGAAATGATATGTTTATTATAGGAGTGAACTGTACGTGTGTTGACTTAGATTCTATGTTTAATTAAAGCTTTAAAGTACTGGTGGACATTACACATTCTTGCcacttagtgtgtgtgtgtgtgtatgtgtgaaactATGTGCATGTAGGTTGTGAAGTGTTTCCTGACTCAAACTTCCTTCCattgaaatattattttggTTGAGAACAGAACTCATACAGAGGAAACTAACCATCAATGTTTaacattttcctttaaaaaaggaaaaatgatTGCCTCATGTCTCTAAGTGTTGTGTAGGGAGCCTCTGGCCCACCATCCATACACAGCCCTCTAATCATctgtatatatttcatatttttgcaATAGCTATCAGTTCTTTTGCAAAGAAAATGAGCTGAAAACCTAAAAGAACCTCCCTGTTTTCAATGAAAGGAATATTGAAAGCGAACACACACATTATGCCACGCGACAAGGAACAGTACAGAGAACATGAAGGTTCTCAAGATTAGTCGGACTGCGCAGCAGGACACTGTGACAGGAATAAGTGTGGGATAAGTGTGTCTTTAGTGAATTGATAATGCATTTTGAGACGTTTTTTTCCATGTTAGCTGTTAATGTAACCTCCAGATACCAATTACAAGCCTGTGTAGTGGCTGGAAGTAGGGGGAGTGACAATAGCTATAAGTGAATGCAAGGAACTGAAATTCTAGCCTGAACTTAGGACTTGAGGTAAAATTGTTGACcttttaaaaccaacaaaaacaaGCTTTTGCGTGTTCTCTTTTTCATTTTGCAACCACCAGAAGAGTGTGTGGGCACTCCCATAACAGGCAGGTCTGTAGCAATCATGCTAAAGCTAACGGCTAATCCTCTTTTTCCAGATAGTGTTTTATGAAGGGAAGTGCTTCACAGGCAGGAAGCTGGAGGTGTTTGGGGAATGTGATAATTTCCAGGACCGCGGCCTGCTGAACAGGGTCAACTCCATCCGTGTGGAGAGTGGAGCCTGGGTGTGCTTTGACCACCCGGATTTCAAGGGTCAGCAGTACATGCTGGAGAGAGGAGAGTATCCAGAGTTCCAGCGCTGGAATGCTCACAATGATCACATGGGCTCCTGCAAGCCAATAAAAATGGTGAGAGGTTCTAGAGCATCATTTGCAGAAGCAATCAGGCTATTTGGAAAGCAAAAACCGTCTGAATGTATGCCCATGGTTTTACTTCACATTTTACATATTGGTTTCATAACTGGTGTCTGTCTgttgttctgtgtgtgtatctctccccctctctcttatTCTCCCAGCATGGAGAGCACTACAGAATACAGATGTATGAAGGTCCAGACTTcactggtcagtgtgtggagttGTGTGAAGACTGTCCTTTTCTCCAGAGCACTGGCCTCAGCAAGACCTGTGTCAACTCAATTAAAGTCTATGGAGATGGAGCGTAAGTCCTGTCACACAGGGTAGATAGAGACGTTGTGTTCATGTCACTAGTAGAGAACCAAGAATGAGGTGTTCGCTGTATATTACCAAACTGGacaatgctgttttaactattTACACTAGGCAGTCCGTACTGTGCATATTTGACACCAAAAGTAAAGGTTGTTTGACTAGTGTTAGTGCCAACAATGGCAATGTTCAGCTGGACTCAGGCAGGGTATGGGTCTTTGTGGGTGCTAACCACACTCAAACATGGAACCTGAATGTGATATCATTTTTGTGACACTCACTGCAAACAAATATCATGTCAACGGGGACACTCTGGTCTACTCATAGACATATGGGTCTGTGACTGAGGTGCAGTGTTTGCTGGAAGTGTTTACAGAGGTTTTTGTTACAATTTGTAACTATTTGCTTCAGTAAAAATATCCTTATACATTCGGTACGATTGAAGGAAAATCACTGTGCTGTTTGATCGATTAATTTATAAGGCATTAGAGTGTCATTTATCAAAAATGAAAAGCCATAGTCTGGTGATGTAAGCGTGCTTGGGCTCTGAACATTAAACACCGTCTGAGTGCAGGTCAAAGCGGGGTACAGAGATGGGGACCACCCTACTTCCACATGGTAGTTTCGACTGGGCCAgccctgtgtctgaaatgacTCCGCTATCCTAGGGTGACCacacgtcctcttttacccggacatgtcctcttttttagacttaaacaaatgtccgggcggaatttcacaaactttttgtcccctactctgattggttcgcttgagtgagaaaggggcgtggtgaagtagcctaaaatcttctgattggacggtctgactgtagagctacagttattggtcgataaccttctctgtaaacatttaattggtcagtctgcacgtcagtagtccttgtttacgtcaggcaaagctcatgtacccaccctcatctcgagcagctatgccgaaacgtaaatgtaagtcctcggatgaattaaaaaagaaattcccatgttttgtgtagcagataaaggtgtaaaggatctaaaagcacacataggttcagctaagcatagaacggcacccacccacccacctccCAATGTTTTTTGAACACTTCTACAAAATGACAGAACCCTAAATAATGCACTATATGGTGATTAGCACAACATTTAGCCACTGTACTACAGTCTAATTTGCTGTTTCTCTTCAGCTGGGT
This window of the Hoplias malabaricus isolate fHopMal1 chromosome Y, fHopMal1.hap1, whole genome shotgun sequence genome carries:
- the LOC136679454 gene encoding gamma-crystallin N-A, producing the protein MSQYSGKIVFYEGKCFTGRKLEVFGECDNFQDRGLLNRVNSIRVESGAWVCFDHPDFKGQQYMLERGEYPEFQRWNAHNDHMGSCKPIKMHGEHYRIQMYEGPDFTGQCVELCEDCPFLQSTGLSKTCVNSIKVYGDGAWVLYEEPNYRGRMYIVERGNFGSHMEWQAENPNVQSIRRVANYF